ACATCTTAATTCCAGGAATAATGGAACATATTGAAAGAGCAGGTGTTCATTCAGGAGACAGTATTTCCCTGTACCCTGCAAGGAATATTTCAAAGTATATTGAAGATAGAATTGTTGAATACACATATAAAATAGCAAAAGAACTTGAATGCAAAGGACTCATAAATGTTCAATTCATCGTTCAAAATGAAGAGCTTTACGTTATTGAAGTAAATCCCAGAGGTAGCAGAACAGTACCGTTCCTGAGTAAAGTAACCGGCGTTCCTATGGTTGAGCTTGCAACAATGGTAAGTTTGGGATATAGGCTGAAAGATTTAGTAAACACAGTTGGACTTTTACCAAAAAAAGATTTTTATGCTTTTAAAGTTCCTGTTTTCTCATTTGAAAAACTTCCTGATGTGGAAGTATCACTTGGTCCTGAGATGAAGTCAACAGGTGAGGTTATGGGAATTTCGAAAGACTACTATGTTGCTCTTTACAAAGGGCTTGTTGCAAGTGGAACAAAGCTCCCATTAGAAGGTGGAGTACTTTTTACTGTTGCTGACCCTGATAAAAATGAAATCATCCCAATTGCTGAGAAGTTCGAAAAGCTTGGATTCAAGATATACGCAACGTCAAAGACAGCAAAACATCTGAATTTTTATCAGGTTGCTGCAAATTATGTTAAAAAGGTATCTGAAGGAAGTCCAAATATAATAGATTTAATTAGGAAAGGAGAAATAAACATTATCATAAACACTCCTACAAAAGGAAGACAGCCGCAAAGAGATGGTTTTTTGATAAGAAGGTTTGCTGTGGAAAACAAGGTACCAATCTTCACTTCAGTTGATACTGCAAAGGCTGCGGTTGAAATTATTGAATTTCTAAAACAAAAAAGAGAACTTGACATATTTAACATAGGAGAGATTGATAATGAAGCTATTAGAAGTTGAAATTGAAGAAAATGTAAAAATTGCAAATGAAATATTTCTTTTATCCTTTGAATCTGAGTATTTAGCAGAGAATTTTAAACCGGGCAATTTTGTAAATATTCTAATTGATAAAGACAGCATTTATCCTCTTTTGAGAAGACCTTTTAGCATTTCTTTTGTTGAGGGGAAAAGAGTCTATATCGGTTACAAAGTGGTAGGTAAAGGCACAAACCTTCTTTCTCAAAAATCAAAAGGAGAGGCTATTGATGTCTTGGGTCCACTTGGAAATTCATTTTTGACAGACATATTCGACGGGAAGGTTGCTGTGATTGGAGGGGGGGTTGGAATTTTCCCCCTTGTTGGCCTCTGTAAAGAGCTCAAAAATAGAGGTAATAAAGTTGATGTATTTCTTGGATTCAGAGATTTAGACTCAATGTTTTTGGTAGAAAGATTTAAGGACATTTGTGACAATACCTTAATAGCAACAGATGATGGAAGTTCAGGTTACAAAGGAAACGTTGTTGAGCTTTTTAAAGCCAATTTTTCAAAAGCAGAGTATAAAGTTGTTTTTTGCTGCGGACCAAAGCCTATGTTAAAAGCAATTAAAAATCTTAATCTTCCTGTAAAATGTTATGCCTCTTTAGAAGAAAAAATGGCATGCGGAATAGGTGCGTGTCTTTGTTGTAGCATAAGAGGAAAAGACGAAAAAATGTATCATATATGTTCAGATGGTCCTGTTTTTGATATAATGGAGGTTGAGATTGAATGAATTTAGAAGTTGAAATAGCAGGGGTAAGACTCAAAAACCCTGTTATTGCAGCATCAGGCACATTTGGTTTTGGTCGTGAATATTCAAAGTTAATTGACATAAGTGAATTTGGTGCTATATGTACAAAGGGCATCACCTTAAAAAAGAGAATTGGCAATCCGCAGCCAAGACTTTGTGAAGTGTATGCTGGAATAATAAACTCTGTAGGGCTTGAAAATCCAGGAGTTGAAGCTTTTGTAAACGATGAACTCCCTTTTTTGAAAAGCTTTGATACCAAAATTATTGCCAATATAAACGGTTTTGCCAAAGAAGAGTTTGTTGAACTCACAAAAATCTTAACTTCGCTTGTGGATATGATTGAAGTAAATTTGTCCTGTCCGAACGTGAAAGAAGGCGGAATGGTCTTTGGTAAAGACCCAGAAAAGGTTTATGAGATAACAAATTCTGTAAAGAATGTAGCAAGTTGTCCGATTATTGTCAAACTAACACCAAATGTCACAGATATAACCCAGTTGGCAGTAGCTGCAGAAAAAGCAGGAGCAGATGCAATTTCACTTATAAACACCATATCTGCTATGGCAATTGACATTGAAACAAGAAAACCTCTTATACAGATGGTAACAGGTGGACTTTCAGGTCCTGCTATAAAACCAATTGCAGTTAGAATGGTTTATGAGTGTTTTAAAAAAGTCAGGATACCTATTATCGGTATGGGAGGAATTATGAATTACAAAGATGCTATTGAGTTTTTTATTGCGGGAGCAACTGCCATTCAGATAGGTACAGTAAATTTTATAAATCCAAAAGCAGTTTACGAAATTAAAGAGGGAATTGAGGATTATCTTGATAGAAAAGGGTTTAATTCTATTAGGGAGCTTGTGGGCAACATAAACATCTGAGGTGAAAGTAAGAATGTCAAAGACAGTTGTATATCTTATTCGTCATGCAGAGGCAGAAGGGAATTTTATAAGAAGGTTTCATGGCATTACAGATTCTAATGTGACAGAAAAGGGTAAATTACAAGCTCAAAAACTTGCAGAAAGATTAAAAAATGTCCATTTTGATGTAATTTATTCGAGTCCTCTGAAAAGAGCTTTCTATACTGCAAGTAAGATAGCGGAGGGCAGAAATATAAATATTATAGTAAGAGATGATTTAATAGAGATAAACGGTGGAGATTGGGAAGATAGGTGCTGGGATGAGCTTCCTTTGCTTTATCCAACAGAGTATGAAATGTGGGAGAAAATGCCTCACAAACACTGTATGCCAAATGGTGAAAGTATGTATGAACTTTTCTTGAGAGCAAAATCTGCTTTTGAGAATATCGTAAAGTCAAATGTTGGGAAGAGAATATGTATTGTAACCCATGGAACATTAATTAGGGCTCTTCTCACGTATATAAAAGGATATGAATTTGAAAGACTCAACGAGATTTTGTGGCAGGACAATACTGCTATAAATATAATCGAATATAAAAATGGAAAATACCACCTTGTTGTTGAGGGCGATTGGTCTCATCTTGGAAAGGAGCTTTCCACAATAGCATATCAAGACTGGTGGCAACAGTTTTTAAAAGAAAGAGGGATTAAAAAACAAGATTTAACTATCATTGAAAGGAGAGAAAGTTATGAATAAAGAGGCTTACATTCAAATGTTCAAAGACACAGATGCTCTATTGGAAGGACATTTTCTTTTGTCCTCTGGAAAACACAGTGCAAAGTACCTTCAAT
The DNA window shown above is from Caldicellulosiruptor owensensis OL and carries:
- a CDS encoding histidine phosphatase family protein gives rise to the protein MSKTVVYLIRHAEAEGNFIRRFHGITDSNVTEKGKLQAQKLAERLKNVHFDVIYSSPLKRAFYTASKIAEGRNINIIVRDDLIEINGGDWEDRCWDELPLLYPTEYEMWEKMPHKHCMPNGESMYELFLRAKSAFENIVKSNVGKRICIVTHGTLIRALLTYIKGYEFERLNEILWQDNTAINIIEYKNGKYHLVVEGDWSHLGKELSTIAYQDWWQQFLKERGIKKQDLTIIERRESYE
- a CDS encoding dihydroorotate dehydrogenase electron transfer subunit, which translates into the protein MKLLEVEIEENVKIANEIFLLSFESEYLAENFKPGNFVNILIDKDSIYPLLRRPFSISFVEGKRVYIGYKVVGKGTNLLSQKSKGEAIDVLGPLGNSFLTDIFDGKVAVIGGGVGIFPLVGLCKELKNRGNKVDVFLGFRDLDSMFLVERFKDICDNTLIATDDGSSGYKGNVVELFKANFSKAEYKVVFCCGPKPMLKAIKNLNLPVKCYASLEEKMACGIGACLCCSIRGKDEKMYHICSDGPVFDIMEVEIE
- a CDS encoding dihydroorotate dehydrogenase translates to MNLEVEIAGVRLKNPVIAASGTFGFGREYSKLIDISEFGAICTKGITLKKRIGNPQPRLCEVYAGIINSVGLENPGVEAFVNDELPFLKSFDTKIIANINGFAKEEFVELTKILTSLVDMIEVNLSCPNVKEGGMVFGKDPEKVYEITNSVKNVASCPIIVKLTPNVTDITQLAVAAEKAGADAISLINTISAMAIDIETRKPLIQMVTGGLSGPAIKPIAVRMVYECFKKVRIPIIGMGGIMNYKDAIEFFIAGATAIQIGTVNFINPKAVYEIKEGIEDYLDRKGFNSIRELVGNINI